CTGTCCGATGGCTTGATCATACCGGTCACCCAGGTGCTCGCGACCCTGAGACAGAAACATCCGGCCTTGCTCTTCGAGGTCAGCTCCGAGGCGCGCATGGCCGACCTCTCCCGGCGCGAGGCGGACATCGGCATCCGCATGGCCCGTTCGGCATCTCCGGTGCTCGTCCAACGCCTGATCGGCCGGGCCCAGCTCGGACTCTACGCCGCGCGGTCGTATGTCGAGCGCCGCGTCCGCGATGGTCGGCTCAAGCGCCAGGATATGGCCCGCCATGACTTCATCGGCTTCGAGACCTCCCACGACAAGATGCCGCAAGTGCAATGGTTGATCGAGCAGGGCGCGAAGCGGTTCGTGTTCCGGAGCAACTCCTATTTCGCCATGAGGGAGGCCGCGGAGCTGGGTCTGGGCATCATGATATTGGGCGTGATGCAGGTGCCGCCGGGCTCGGAGCTGGTGCGACTCGAGACCGAGGGTGAGCCTCCCTGGGTCTCGGCGTATCTCGCCTATCATCGCGAGCTGCGCAACGTGAAGCGCATCCGGCTCGTGCTCGATGCCTTGGAGTCCGCGTTCCGCGCCATGCGGACCTGAGCATGGGAGGGTGCCCTTCTCGCTCAAAGCCGGATGGCGCGCAGCGCATCGAGCGCCTTCGTGGGTGGCGCCGCGGCGACCATCTGATCGATCAACATCCGCGATTCCTGGGGCCCGAGCGCGCCGAGATCTCGAAGGATCTTCGCGCGACTGCCGAGCCAGAAGGTGAGCGCCCACAGAACCCTGGGTAGCGCGCTGGCGACGCGGAGGCTCGACGGAAGGATCGGATGGCCAAGGTCGCGCACGAGGTCATACGCCTGCCGGGTTGCCAGCGCCGCGGTGCGGGCCTCCGCCCACGTGATGCCACGGCCGGTAGCGACGGCCCGACAACCCACCGACATCAATCCGACGACGAGGGCCGCGTGCGAGCGCAGCCAGGCGTGCATGTCGGGCGTGGTCACGGTGGGGATGCCGGCAGCGCTGAAGAGCGCGGCATCTTCGGCCGCGATGACCGTGGTGCCGGGGCGCACTTGATGCTCGATGCGTCCATCCTTGATCAGCGAGAACACGCCGCCGGGAAAGCCGAAGGTGAAGCGGTCGGCACCTACGGCGTCGCGCAGCGGTGCGATGGACTCGAAGGTATTGAACATGAACATCACCCGGCGCGCGGCGCTCGCGACCAGGTCGGGCAGCACCGCCGGCACCTGGGGCGAGAGCACGGTGACGAGCACGAGGTCGAAGTCCTCCGTCGGAGGCAGCGTCGTGGCGAGGGTGATGGCGGCGCGGCGGCCGTCGACGAGGACGATACCGTCGTCGCTTCGCAACCGCGCGAGGCGCACGCCACGGGCGACGACGGTGACCGCATGGCCCGCCTGCGCGAGTTGGTAGGCGAAGGCGGTGCCGATCGCACCGGCGCCGAGCACCGCGATCCGTTGCGGCATCGGCCGTGCCGTCGTCGACGATGGCGGCGAGGAGGGAGAGGAGAACGAAGCAGCTGGGGAGGACATGACGGAATCATGGTCGGGCGACGCACGCAAAACAGCGGCGAATGCCGGACAACCGTTTTCCGGAAATGAAAAACGACGTGCCTGCCTCGTCAACGAGGCAGACCCATGACCTTCCAAGACTTTCCAGTATGGACAATCACCTGCTCCGCGTCTTCTCTTGCTCTGCGATTCTCTCCTGCTCTCTCCGCCAGTCTTCCAAGATGGAGATGGGGTGTAGCGAACGGTAATCGATCTTCTTGTGAAACACCGCGAAGTGGAGTTCGCCCGCGATCCGCACGAAGACCGACAAAGGTGGAGCAGGATGATTCTTCCACCAGGCCGCTGCCTCCGCATGGGTGTCGAACGAAGCCGCCGGGGCAGGCAACCCGCGTGACGCGACAGCCTCGATGAATCGTTCTAGAGCGTAATCGCGCCGGAGGGCACGCACGCCCCTCTCGCGAGAATAGAAGACCTCCAGATATTCATTCCCCACCAGGATATATGCGCTGCTGGGCGGCTCGGGGAGGTTCCTCAACCAGGTCTCCGCCTCGTCACGCGTGTCGAATCGGGCGATGACTGGAGGAGGATTACGGTAGAAGGTCTTCAGGTAGTCGTGAAATTCCTCGCATTGGCCTGTTGAAGCAATGAATTCGAGCTGAGCCCTGGCGACCTGGATGAGATTCTTCTTCTCCGCGGATTGCAAGGTGTCTCGAATTCGAGCGAGCGTCTGCCAGGCCTCGCTGGCCTCCTCGCCATTCTCGCCACGCCAGGAGGTTCTCACATCGACAGCACGGTCCGCTGAGGGGCGTACGAGATAGTCCTCGAAACGATAGAGCTGGCCTGTTCGCCAGATGAAGAAGCCCGCCTCTTTCAGGAGACGGTATGCCGTGGAGTCGCCGGGCGGCTGGAGCTTCTGCCATTGGTCGGCAACCAGTGCGTCCGATGCGGAGAGCAGCTTGGAGATCGTCACGGTGTCTCCGGCATCAGCTCGAACCCCAAGGGGTTGTCCGAGGAAGCCACCAGCACGACCGGTACGAAGACGAGCGCAGCCCCACCTGAAGCGCCGACCACGGCGATGAAGGCGACGCCGGCAATGATGATGACTGTACCGGCCAGGATCTTGGTTCGATGTCGCCTGACCCAATCAACCGCGGTGTCCATGGCTTCGAATCGCACAGGACTGGTCTCCGCCTGCGCAAGGCGAGTTGCTTCATGCATGCCTCCGGGCAGTACCACTGCTTCCCGCTCCTCCACCGACCATACTGACTTGAATCGTATACATACGTTTATTCATGGGGAGAGTTGCCGGTGAACGTAGCGCCTCCAGGCTTGTAGAGTGACAGCAAAACTGACCCCCATCCCGGGCATCCACACCGTGGCGGAGGTGCCGATGCGAGCACCTCGACCTTGATCCAGAAGGTCCAGAATGCGGCGGACGACTCGATGGGGCCCAGTGCGACCTGCGCCGGTGTCTAGAAGATTTCCCTCCGAGAAAAAATAGAAAAATCCGCCATCGCCATTTAACCCGTTATTTCTGGCTCGGCTCTCTGTCATCATGAACGGGTCGGCTCCAGCCAGC
Above is a window of Cystobacter fuscus DNA encoding:
- a CDS encoding LysR family transcriptional regulator, which produces METKYEPSWDDLRVLLAVHRHRSFLAAGRALGISTSTTARRIEALEQALDRPLVHRSSAGTSVEPEALELVNLAEQLELGLQSVRRDEGDATASGTVRLSLSDGLIIPVTQVLATLRQKHPALLFEVSSEARMADLSRREADIGIRMARSASPVLVQRLIGRAQLGLYAARSYVERRVRDGRLKRQDMARHDFIGFETSHDKMPQVQWLIEQGAKRFVFRSNSYFAMREAAELGLGIMILGVMQVPPGSELVRLETEGEPPWVSAYLAYHRELRNVKRIRLVLDALESAFRAMRT
- a CDS encoding ketopantoate reductase family protein, with protein sequence MPQRIAVLGAGAIGTAFAYQLAQAGHAVTVVARGVRLARLRSDDGIVLVDGRRAAITLATTLPPTEDFDLVLVTVLSPQVPAVLPDLVASAARRVMFMFNTFESIAPLRDAVGADRFTFGFPGGVFSLIKDGRIEHQVRPGTTVIAAEDAALFSAAGIPTVTTPDMHAWLRSHAALVVGLMSVGCRAVATGRGITWAEARTAALATRQAYDLVRDLGHPILPSSLRVASALPRVLWALTFWLGSRAKILRDLGALGPQESRMLIDQMVAAAPPTKALDALRAIRL